From Pseudanabaena sp. FACHB-2040:
TCGGTAGCCCGGCACCCAGCCGAAAGCGAAGTTGGAGCTTAGGCGGACCAGCTTCAGGGGACTGGGCAGCACTCGGCCCAGCTGAGCCCCATCAGAGACGCCTAGCTTCGGAACGAATCTGACGTCTTCGGCGACCCGGCCAGAGCCGTAAATCTCGCTGGTGCCGGCGTTGAGCAGCACGAGCAGACTCTCGGTGGTGAGGCCGTAGGCATAGACCATGCCGGCACTGAACAGCAGCACCTTGCCGGTGATTTCAATCTTGCCTCTGCCCTTGGCTTCCTCGGGTTCTGTCAGCCAGGCCAGGCCGCGAGCAATCCAAACGATGGGGCGGCCCAGCTGAGCCAGCAGGGGCGTTTTACTAGAGGCTTTAGGCTTCCAGTTGTTGTCCCTGGTAGCGGTGTCTGCAGGTGTGGTGGTGTCTGCGGGAGGATTAGCTGATTTCATCGGTTGAGTCTCCAGTTACTTGAGTTGGCCAAACGTGCACATCTTTCCGGCGCTCATGGCGGGCTCGGTGTCGATGGTGATGACCGCGCCATCCTTAACGGCTGCGACCAAGTGGCCGGATTCCGCATAGAGGGGATACCAGCGCCCCAGCGCGGGGTTGAAAATCGGTGCAGTGGGGTTGAGGCCCCAGTTGATGAGGTCTTGATCGACGGTGCCGGGGTTGTAGCGAAATCGGTTGAGCCTGACCCCGCAGGTGTGGTCGAGCACGTTGGCCCGCTGGTAGGCGTCTGAGAGTTGCGCTCGCTGCTGAATCTGGGCTAGCTCGGCCTCGGTTTTTTCCTGAGCTCGCAGCTGAGAGCGCTGCACTGAAACCCGCGTCATTGTCTCGCGCTCGCTCATGTTGTCCCAGACTGCCAGCGTGTTCTGAGTTCCCAGCAGGCCCATACACGCAGAAAACCCAGCGAGGACTGGCAGGCCCCACCGGCTAACGGCTTTGTGTTTATCGGTTGGAATGAAATTCATGGCTGTCCCTGAATCACGGCAAAGGCCCCTACCGACAGCAGTAGGGGCGAGGAAGCTAGACGCTTGCGTAGCAGAGGCTTTCTGCGATCGCATTGACCAAGGTGACTGCTTCCCCCCAACTCGTGAGTTCTTCGTCAAGCTGCTGCACCAGAGTCAGCAGTTCGCTGTCGGCGGTGGGGTAAGCGTCTAGCAGGGCAATGTCTAGGCGCTCTGAGATGCCGTCCTGCTGGACAGCTGATGCGGCATACGCTAGGGCGGCCATCAGGTGCAGGCGAGTCTCTACGGTGAGGTGCTGCAGGGTGCTGCCGTAACGCTGCTGTAGGGCCTGCACCGAAGGCAGATCGAGGTAATAGGTCAGGCAGTTAGCCATAATTGGGTTAAGTCCTTACGTAGTTTGCGTGGGATGAAGGCCCCCGAAAGTGGCGTGGAAACTGGTTTCGGGGGTTATCTAGTCATTTTTTTCGGCTGCAGCCGTTGGGGGAGACTTCCAGGCGGGGCAACCTCAGCGATTTCCGTTGCCAGTTTCTTAAGCAGGTCTGGCCGGTCGGCCAGCTGCCCGATGTAGTTTTTGGCTGTCTCGAAGGCTGCTTCTTGAAACGATTGGTCGAAGTTGCTATTCATAATTGGGTTAAGTCCTTACGTGGTTTGCGTGGGATGAAGGCCCCCGAAAGTGGCGTGGAAACTGGTTTCGGGGGTTATTCTGTGATCTGCTGTTGCAGGAGCCAGACAGCACGGCGGCGGGCTTGTCTAGCGGTCAGCTCTGGGCTGGCGGACTGGATGCGAGCGGCCAGAGCTTCGATCGTCGGTCGGTCAGCTTTTTGGGTCATAGGTCATCGCTTTGATTTTGAGAATTTACGATCGCACTCAACGGCCAGAGCGCTACTGCTGCAGACGTTTGCGGATATCCTTGCGGGCCTGCAACCTGCCCTCAATCTCGGCGAGCTGACGGGCCATCTCCTTCTCGTAGGCCCGTTCCCTGATTAGTTCCAACTCGGCCTCTCCGGCCTCCACCTCGCCCAAATCATCGGCATCTATCTCAGCTACGAGGGCGTCGAGCTTGTTTTTGGCGCTGAGAACGATTGCCCCTCGCTCCTTCTCAAGCTCCTCCTTGCGAGTTTTCCAGTTTTCGGCAACGGACTCTTTAGGAATGGTGGTAACAGCCTCAGGCAGTGCTCCCACAACCTCTGCGAGACCGTGAATCCAAGCGGCCCCGGTTAGCTGGTCTGCCCTCTGAAAATACGCCTGCATAAGCGACTTCCCTAGCTCAGTAAACTTGTCATCCGCCTTCAACAGGTCGCTTGAGACGACCTGAATCAGAGCTTTATAAGCTTTCCTTACGGCTGTATCGCTAACGCCAAACTCACGGGCCAGCTCGCGGGCCGAAAATGCCCCGTCTGCTTTGTCGTGAGTCGAAAATAGGCTCCCAATCTCGCTCCAGTAGTTAATCGGTTCGACCTGGTTCGCAGCAGGTTCGGGGGTGGTTTGCTCTTGGTTCTCATTCGGTTCGATATTGCTGGACTTCTCGGTTTGTTGCTCGGTTCCTTCGTCAATCAGCATCTGTTTTTTCCTTGTTTTGGCAAAGTTTTTGGCGCGGTTCATGAGCGGTTCGCGTGAAGAGTTTTGTCAGTTCGCAAACCAGGTTCGCACATTCTCAATATACCGCATGGGTAGGGCATGGGTGGAGCACTCATGCCGAATTAGTCACAATCCTATAACTTACGGGTACTGCATGGGTGCTTGATTGCGTAGGATTGGGCTAGTGATTAGTGAGCAGCCATGCCAGATGAACAGCCAATGAAGGATTGCGATTGGAGCAAAGTCACGCTCCCAAGGCCCTCCAAAGCTCAATCAAGGCCTTCCATTGGTGAGCTGAGTGACCTGGACTGGGCCAAGCTGATGGTGGTCTCCAAGCTCATCCACAAGTCAATTGCGTCAGTGCTGCAAACTGCCGTGATCACTTATCTCAACCGCAACTGGCATAACCACCTGGAGCGGCTGCACATAGTCGCTAACCGCGAGAACATCAGCATCGAAGAGGCTTTTGAGAAAATCGTTAAGGAAGAATTGGAGCCATGACCCAAGTTTGTGTTTGCGATCGCTGCCGTGTGCCGGCAACTGAGGAAACGATGTCACTCACCGGCTGGTGGCACCTGGTCACCGAGTCTAAAAAGAGCCGCCCCGCAAAGCCTAAAGGCCAACCGCGCCTCAAAGCTGATATTTGCCAGCCGTGCATTGAGGAAATGGGACTGCGCACGAATCTTGAGCCAACTCGGGGAGAGCTGTACCTACGCTGGATGAAGGAACACCCAGGTCGCTCAGCAATAGAAGGGCTGCGCAAGACTGCTCTGGCCGATGCCTACATTGAAGATACGTTTTGCGATCGCTGTGAAGAGATTTGCTCTGAGCAGTACGTGCGGCTGGAGAGCACCTGGCTGACTGAGGCTCAGGAAAAGGTCTGCATAGACTTGTGCCCTAGCTGCGCTGCGGCAGTAGAGATGCCCGTTGCGCCGCTGGAGAGCCAAGCGCTAAGTGTGTGATCTAGGGCAAACTGTGGACAGGAACAAACGCAAAAGCCCCCTGGCCTTAGGCCGGGGGGCTTTTTGTTGAAAACTTGGTCTCAGCCTGCGGGTTTGACTACCAGCATTACAAAGCCCAGATCCTCGGAAAAGCTTAGGGTGTAGGTTTTACCGTCATGAGCAGTTTGAATTTCCGTGTCGGAAGTTGAGGCAAGAGTGTCCAAGCCATTTCGTAGCCAGTCTTTGCCGCCGTCCCATCCCGGTGAGGCAAGATGCATAAAACCCGTGAGGTGAACAGAGTTTTCGGCTAGAGCATAGTCATCGTCATTCGGTAAACCCGCAATCATGGTTGCCTGCGTTAGCTCGTTATCAGGGCCGATTAACTCAACATGAACTAGGTTGTTTTCAGAGGTTCCCTGCACCCTAGGTTGGCCACCAACGGGAGAGCTTTGCTCAAAAACAAAGCCAATTTCAGGCTTTTCAAATATGCTCTGAAAGCCAGCCCTGGAGAGGCCGATACCGGCTGGTGCCTCTAGTGCCGGTGCAGGCTCTGGTGCTGCAGCCACTTGCTGCACGGGCGGGGCAGCAGCCACCTCAACAGCGGCAGGATCTGTGGCAATGAGGCTGACGAGGGGCGCGGAGCAGAAAATCAAGCTTCTAATGAGCAGGCGCTTGGGCACGGAGTATTTGCCTAAAAGCCTTCCGGTAGGCGGTGCGACGGAGGTGGCCATGGTGAGCATTGCTAGGGCTATGCCGATCTGGCTAACGCTGACAAGAGCGCAGAGGCCGAACAGGCCAGTGAAGGCCCAGCCTGCGCGGGTCGTGAAGGTTTTCATGAGCTAGGAACAGAAACGCTTAGCTCAGAATTCCCGGCAGCTTGAGCCGATTCCCGTTGGATGTTATGAGGCAGATATGATTTGATGCTCAAAGGCTAACCTGAGGGCTGCAAATGATGCTAACCGAGTACCTGGAGCAGTTTGACCGGATCGAGGGGTGGTTGCATAAGCCGACAGCCATCATGACCTTTAGGCTATGCGAGTTTCAAAGGCACATGCGGTTCGCTGGGAACCTGGTGGAGATTGGGACTTACCACGGTCGCTACTTTTTTGCGTTTTCCGGTGCAGCGGAAAAGGGAGAGATCTGCATCGCGGTTGACCTGTTTGAGGACCAGGCCCGCAATGAGGACTTGCCGGGCTATGACGAGGTGGGCTCAACGGGCATCCATTCCTTGACCCAGGACATTTTCAGGGACCATGCCAGAAATCTGCTGCCAGAGCACAATGTGCTGATAGTTCAGGCCTCCTCGCTCGACATCAGCCCACGCCACCTAATGCCCAACGGGCTACAGGCCAGGTTCTTTTCCATAGACGGTGGCCACTCTGCTACGGTCTTTAAGCACGACCTGCTGCTGGCTGAGCAGGTCATTGCAGAGCACGGCATCATCGCAATCGATGACATCCTCAACCCCCAGTGGCCTGGCATCATCACCGAGGTGATCCGTTACCTCGACCGGGGAGAGCCACAGCTCAAGCCGATTGCGTTTCTGCCCAACAAACTGCTGCTGGGTAAGGGAAATTTCGTGGAGCTGTATAAGAGCTTCCTCCGGGTCAAGTTCCCGGAGGCCCTAGAGCGCAAGGATGCAGAGCTTTCAACCTTCTTGGTTGACCAGTACCGAGGCTGATGCAGTTTCGAGGGCTTTTACCTACGAAAGTCTCAATTTGAGCGCCCTAGCCCTGATTTCTGGTTCAGAATAAAACCGTTAGGGCAAATGTTTGCATAACGGGACTTCATGGTTTCTACGCCTCTGCAACACACGCTGATCAAAGAGCGGATTCTTGCGAACCTTAAGGCTGAATACCCCTTTATCGTCGATTGCTCAATACAGCTAGCAGCCAACGGATGGCAACTGGGCATCCGCACGGATCCAATGCCAGATGGCTTTTTTGATGAGATGGGCAACGTGCTAGCGATCGCAGAGCGTGTTGCAGAATTTCGCACCCTGAAACTCAATGACAATCAGCCTGTTGAGGCAGAGGGGCTACGGGCCTGGTGCGAGCAACTTTTCACGGACGACTCAGGGGAGGGTGACCTCAAGGAGCTGTGCAGATTCCTGATGAAGGATGCCAGACAGCTCCGCAGCATCATCACCATCAGCCCCAGCGGGGTTTACCTCAGCTTCATCCCACAGCAGGGGCAAAGGTCCAAGGTAGCCCCCAATGAGCTTTTGGGAAAAACCATTGCTCAGGTAATTGGCCAGACGGCCCATGACGAAATTATCAGCGCCGTCAGACGGTCTCAAAGCACTGGCCAGGACCAGTTCTGCGTGTATGAGGCGGTGTTTGGCGACGGGGAGAGGCAGCGCTACACCGCCAGAGTCTCAGCTAAGCCAGATGGGTCACTTGCTTGGCTTGCCGTTACCCGTCTTGAATCCATTTCTCACGACTAGGTCACCGTTCGCGGCTCTGACGCCAATAATCACTTCCTGAAGGGCGAACATGGTTACCGGGTCACCGTTGGGAAATTTGAAGGAGCCCATAGCTTCGAGGGCAAAGGCAATTCCAGAGTTGGGGAGCGAGGCGAAACTGGTGCTCTGGTACCGCTGAAACATGGATCTTGGTGGAGAGTAGCCGGTTTTTTCCTTGAGAAGGTCCACAAAGTCCTGCCAATTTTCTAACCCCAACTGCTCTCGACAGTGAAGCAAAACCATTGAGTACGCTTCGATTCCAGCCCTAGACGCCTTGGTTGGATCCATAAGTTTGAGATTTGAGGTCACACATCCATGATTCAGGATTTAACCCCGATCCTAGGGTTTTTCGGGTGAGCGTCTCCTAACTTTCCTGAATCTTGGTACTTACTGTTGCGATCGCAAGAGTTAGATCGTACACTCAGGATCGCGGATTCAAGATTGGAGTGAAGAAAATGCCCCGAGGCGATCACCTAGCTGGAATTAATGTCTACAGGTCCACGCAGAAGCGACTCTCCACGTTCTGCCGACTGACTGGCCGCTCTCAGGTTTGGGTTATCAGCACGTCTATCGAAGAGTGGCTAGCCAAACAGCCGGAGGCACAGAAGGTGGAGGAAATGCTGGCAGAAGAGGCCGCAAAAGCATCTCAGGAGCAGGAGGAGGAGCAATTGCTCTCCCCAAAGCAGCGAGCGGCTTAGCGGTTAATAAAGAGCCCCCACAGGTAGGACTGTGAGGGCTTTTGAGAATTTTTTACTTCAACAAATTGCAGCCCAAAGGGGGCAACAACTTGGATATCGCAGTGACGGGCACCGAAACGCAGGCGTCGCAGTGACGAGCATCACAACGATGGCTATCTTAATGAATCTAACACGAAGCAACACTCGGAATCGGGACGGAATTCCCGAACAGTCAGATTTTACATGCACTTCACCCGCTCAGTCAGCTTGCTTAAGCACGCTGCTGCAGTGCGATCGCTCGGTAGTGAGTTCAGGCGTGGCTTTGGCCGACGCCTTTTTGTTTGCTGTTTTGAGGTTCTGATGGTTTCGATAGACACTCCACCTGCCCCAAGTCATATCGCCCCAAAGCACTGGCAGGAATGGGTTACAGGCAGCCAAGTATCTCCCCATATTGCGGCACTTAATCTGTCTGAATACTCCGGTCAGGCGGTCATTGAGATGCTGGCTGACAAGCCCCTTAGCAAGCTGGGGCCACACTCAAAAATCTATGTCACCGCTGGGATGAGGCGCATTTTGCAGCGCTACGAAGGCCCTAGCCAGGGGGGATGGGGTCTTTTTGGGCTTGACCCGCTCAACGACTGGCAGCAGTCGAGCTGGTTCAGGTTCAAGCCTGACACTCCTCACTTTGACTCAGAGCGACAGCGCCCGGTCAAATACGAGAGCCCAGCCGGGGAACCAACCCGCGCTACGTTCCTGCGCGTGAGTTACGCCGATTCAGTTTTAACAGCAGAGAGGATCAAAGACAGTTATGAAACAGCGTACTGTGCATTCCGGTCAAGGCTTTATGACAAGCTCCAACAAGCGGCGAAAGCCAAGGGCCAGCAACTACAAAGTTCACAAGAGCCCGCTACTGGAAGTGATGACGATAGACCTGCACAGATTTTTGAGGGGGATGCCTGGTTCGCAGCCGCCAGAGGTCAGTTCAAAAAAGCTCATCAAATCCTGAGCCAGGCACGAGAACCCATTGAGGATGAAGGCTTCTGGCCGTGGGTAGACCGCTTCGTTTTACCTGTGGCTATTGTCGAGGGGGAGAAGAAGGCTGGGGCCATGCTCTCTCTCGGTATCCCCGCGATCGCAATTCCAGGTATTCGCAACGCCGTGCGCACCCGTGACAAAGAGGGCAACCGGCTGCTGGAGCCCTACCTCATCCCAGAGCTAAAACACTTTGCCACGGAGAACCGAGAGGTCACGGTCTGCTTTGACTACGAAACCCGCCAGGAGCAGCGGCTGGAGCTAGACCTGGAAATCGAAAAAATCAAGGTGCAGTTCAGCAGGGCCAAATGCCAGGTGAAGGTGCTGGAGCTGCCTGGCCCCCAGAAGGGGGTGGACGATTTCATAGTGGCGCACGGCTGGGAAGCTTTTGCAGCGCTCTACGATGGCGCTCCTAGCTTTGAGCTTTGGACGGTGATCCGCTACAGCAGGCTGACCTACAAAACCGATCTGGAGCTTAACCAGCGCTATTTAGGAGACATCCCCATCCCGCCCACAGCGAAGCTTATTGCCATCAGCTCACCCAAAGGCACCGGCAAAACCGAGAGCTTCCGGTCGCTGGTGGAAGAGGCCAGCGCTCGCGGCCAGCGCACCCTGCTTATCACTCACCGAGTGCAGCTGGGTCAGGCCATTTGCGATCGCGTCTACCTGCCCTACGTGACCGAGCTGCGCAGCAGCGAGGAGGGCTCGCTGCTGGGCTATGGCGTGTGCATCGATAGCTTGCACCCCGAGTCTCAAGCCCGGTTCAATGCCGAGG
This genomic window contains:
- a CDS encoding class I SAM-dependent methyltransferase, coding for MMLTEYLEQFDRIEGWLHKPTAIMTFRLCEFQRHMRFAGNLVEIGTYHGRYFFAFSGAAEKGEICIAVDLFEDQARNEDLPGYDEVGSTGIHSLTQDIFRDHARNLLPEHNVLIVQASSLDISPRHLMPNGLQARFFSIDGGHSATVFKHDLLLAEQVIAEHGIIAIDDILNPQWPGIITEVIRYLDRGEPQLKPIAFLPNKLLLGKGNFVELYKSFLRVKFPEALERKDAELSTFLVDQYRG